The Lycium barbarum isolate Lr01 chromosome 12, ASM1917538v2, whole genome shotgun sequence genome includes a region encoding these proteins:
- the LOC132624053 gene encoding (R,S)-reticuline 7-O-methyltransferase-like, producing the protein MGDIDSMNEAAMLQGQAQLYKYMFAFADSMTIKCAVELRIADIIHSHGHPITLSQIATNIDSSSPDISCLSRIMRLLVRQKIFTAATSQGEDTLYGLTPISRWLLHDTELSMAPIFLLQNNPILMAPWHYFSSCVKEGGIAFKKAHGSEIFEMASKDAELNEIFNKGMNSVTKSTMKAVLTGYKDGFNSITSLVDVGGGTGAAISEIVKAYPHIKGTNFDLPHVVSTAQKYEGVSHVGGDMFQAIPPAEAVFAKWIMHDWGDEDCVKILKNCRKAIPMQTGKVIIVDAVLKSEGDGLFDDLGFVFDLVMIAHSSGGKERSEDEWNKLLKEAGFPRYNIIEIPSWLSVIEAYPQ; encoded by the exons ATGGGTGATATTGATTCCATGAATGAAGCGGCCATGCTACAAGGCCAAGCACAACTATATAAATACATGTTCGCTTTCGCGGATTCCATGACCATCAAATGCGCTGTGGAGCTTCGTATTGCCGATATTATTCATTCTCATGGCCACCCTATTACTTTGTCACAAATAGCCACTAATATTGACTCTTCATCTCCGGATATCAGTTGTCTTTCTCGTATCATGAGACTCCTAGTCCGTCAAAAAATCTTCACTGCTGCTACCTCTCAG GGCGAAGATACCCTCTACGGACTAACCCCTATATCAAGATGGCTATTACATGACACGGAGCTAAGTATGGCACCAATATTCCTGCTCCAAAACAACCCAATTCTCATGGCCCCATGGCATTATTTCAGCAGCTGCGTGAAAGAAGGTGGAATTGCATTCAAGAAAGCTCATGGGTCTGAAATTTTTGAGATGGCTTCAAAAGATGCAGAGTTGAATGAGATTTTCAACAAGGGGATGAATTCAGTTACAAAAAGCACAATGAAGGCAGTACTTACGGGGTATAAAGATGGGTTTAATTCCATTACATCACTTGTTGATGTAGGTGGAGGGACAGGGGCTGCTATATCTGAAATTGTCAAGGCATATCCTCATATCAAGGGGACAAATTTTGATTTGCCTCATGTTGTTTCAACAGCTCAAAAATATGAGGGTGTTTCTCATGTTGGGGGTGACATGTTTCAGGCTATCCCACCTGCTGAAGCTGTCTTTGCCAAG TGGATAATGCATGATTGGGGAGACGAAGATTGTGTGAAGATCTTGAAGAACTGTCGAAAGGCGATACCAATGCAAACTGGAAAAGTGATCATAGTTGATGCAGTGTTGAAGTCAGAGGGTGATGGCTTATTTGACGATTTGGGATTCGTATTTGATCTGGTTATGATAGCACACAGCAGTGGTGGCAAAGAAAGGAGTGAAGATGAGTGGAACAAATTGTTGAAAGAAGCTGGATTTCCGCGTTACAATATCATTGAAATTCCTTCTTGGCTCTCTGTTATTGAGGCCTACCCACAGTGA
- the LOC132621269 gene encoding uncharacterized protein LOC132621269 has product MSDLHHHHHRPNRLSLPPRTTIPITTPTPTTSRTPLYPPFTPTPTPSKHRTSTYFPTTKSAKTSSLPFLFTLLFSLRSLYSLLPFLRSSPSSFSLFPFSFLVSLLSFLLTFSFSFYHKNKHGFGFGFGFFSFKRSQYKLLLAKSFLLSIVFLIRFQALRYCGAAAMILAEVSGNIAARFVSEGKRNDLFNRSAKICGFIAMFIGLVLLSVSWDKIECFPLSYVNVYEMGFSLLPRYSCIRIWPMLLPFLSGFLGCYESSSMNWGSLREMGKKKVRLVSLFFTTVMLFVPAVISMFVFEAEGDSISISNLGWPLVNTVVFGVLLSEHFTAEKPVLSKDLQKEYLVTYVCTVVLELLYFPELSLWGLLICGLLLWVSVRNLDPVDPNYLELGLEPSDWFTTSVMKPLRHILGERKSRKIALFLLINTAYMVVEFAAGFMSNSLGLISDACHMLFDCAALAIGLYASYISRLPANGQFNYGRGRFEILSGYANAVLLVLVGALIVLESFERILDPQEVSTNSLLSVSVGGLLVNIVGLIFFHEEHHHAHGGSCSHSHSHSHSHSKSHMDRHNDQHHHDHGGHHDHHLHHHNHHLHDHDHGGNQIQQEQISVVHECHESCSSHAGHGHHADNKNQSNKEKEWNENNTPHSHDHNHGHHHHDGADQHCSHDHKHVTTDKVVTEKHHSQHRHIDHNMEGIFLHVLADTLGSVGVVISTLLIKYKGWLVADPACSIFISVLIISSVIPLLRNSAEILLQRVPRAHEHDLMEAVNDVMKIKGLSGIQKLHVWSFTNTDVIGTLHLLVSSESEKLSAKTQVSEILHHAGIKDLTMQVECIQSS; this is encoded by the coding sequence ATGTCTGACCTCCACCACCATCATCACCGCCCCAACCGTCTTTCTCTACCACCACGCACAACCATCCCTATaaccacccccaccccaaccaCCTCAAGAACCCCTTTATACCCTCCTTTCACTCCAACACCAACTCCATCCAAACACAGAACTTCCACGTATTTCCCCACAACCAAATCAGCAAAAACATCATCTTTACCATTTCTCTTCACTCTTCTCTTCTCACTTCGTTCTTTATACTCTCTTCTCCCTTTCCTTCGTTCTTCCccttcttctttctctcttttcccTTTCTCTTTTCTTGTTTCTCTCCTCTCTTTCCTTCTcactttctctttctctttttatcACAAAAATAAACATGGGTTTGGGTTTGGGTTTGGGTTTTTCTCCTTCAAAAGATCTCAGTACAAGCTTTTATTAGCTAAATCTTTTCTTCTTTCTATAGTCTTTCTTATCAGATTTCAAGCACTACGTTATTGTGGGGCTGCTGCAATGATTCTTGCTGAGGTTTCTGGAAATATAGCTGCCCGGTTTGTCTCTGAAGGAAAAAGGAACGATCTTTTTAACCGATCAGCTAAGATTTGTGGGTTTATTGCTATGTTTATTGGGTTGGTGTTGTTATCTGTTAGTTGGGATAAAATTGAATGTTTCCCTTTATCTTATGTTAATGTTTATGAAATGGGGTTTTCGTTGCTTCCTAGGTATAGTTGTATTAGGATTTGGCCAATGTTGTTACCGTTTCTTTCGGGTTTTTTGGGGTGTTATGAGAGTAGTTCAATGAATTGGGGTAGTTTAAGGGAAATGGGTAAGAAGAAGGTTAGGTTGGTGTCTTTGTTTTTTACTACTGTAATGTTATTTGTACCTGCTGTTATAAGTATGTTTGTGTTTGAAGCAGAAGGGGATAGTATTTCTATTTCGAATCTCGGTTGGCCTTTGGTTAACACTGTAGTTTTTGGTGTGCTTTTGAGTGAGCATTTTACTGCTGAGAAGCCGGTTTTGTCGAAGGATTTACAAAAAGAGTATCTTGTGACTTATGTATGTACTGTTGTATTGGAATTGTTGTATTTTCCTGAGCTTTCGCTTTGGGGATTGTTGATATGTGGATTGTTGCTCTGGGTTTCTGTAAGGAATTTGGATCCTGTTGACCCTAATTATCTCGAATTGGGGTTGGAACCGTCGGATTGGTTTACGACTTCAGTTATGAAACCTCTCCGGCATATCTTGGGTGAGAGGAAATCACGCAAGATTGCGCTTTTCCTTTTGATCAATACGGCTTACATGGTTGTGGAGTTTGCTGCTGGTTTTATGAGTAATAGCCTTGGGTTAATATCAGATGCTTGTCACATGCTGTTTGATTGCGCAGCTCTAGCTATTGGATTATATGCATCATACATATCAAGGTTGCCAGCAAATGGTCAGTTTAACTACGGTCGTGGAAGATTTGAGATTCTTTCTGGGTATGCAAATGCGGTTCTTTTGGTCCTTGTGGGAGCGTTGATTGTGCTTGAATCATTTGAGAGGATATTAGACCCTCAGGAGGTTTCCACTAACAGTCTATTGTCAGTGTCTGTTGGAGGGCTACTTGTTAATATTGTGGGTTTGATCTTCTTTCACGAGGAACATCATCATGCCCATGGCGGATCATGTTCACATTCCCATTCGCATTCTCATTCCCACTCCAAGTCCCATATGGATCGCCACAATGACCAACATCACCATGATCATGGTGGTCATCATGATCATCATTTGCATCACCATAATCATCATTTACATGACCATGATCATGGTGGTAACCAGATACAACAGGAACAAATCAGTGTTGTCCATGAATGCCATGAATCATGTTCTAGTCATGCTGGTCATGGACATCACGCCGACAATAAAAACCAGagcaacaaagaaaaagaatggaATGAAAATAACACTCCTCATTCTCATGACCATAAccatgggcatcatcatcatgatGGTGCTGACCAACATTGTTCTCATGATCATAAACATGTTACTACAGACAAGGTTGTCACTGAGAAACATCACAGCCAACACCGCCACATTGATCATAACATGGAAGGCATCTTTTTGCATGTTCTGGCTGACACCTTGGGTAGTGTTGGGGTGGTAATTTCAACGCTCTTAATAAAGTACAAGGGATGGCTAGTTGCTGATCCTGCCTGCTCAATTTTTATCTCTGTACTGATTATATCTTCAGTAATCCCACTGCTAAGGAATTCAGCAGAAATTTTACTGCAAAGAGTTCCAAGGGCTCACGAACATGATTTGATGGAAGCTGTAAATGATGTTATGAAGATAAAAGGTTTATCTGGGATACAAAAGCTGCATGTTTGGAGCTTCACGAACACAGATGTTATTGGGACCCTCCATCTTCTTGTTTCAAGCGAGAGTGAGAAGTTATCTGCAAAGACACAAGTATCTGAAATATTACATCATGCTGGGATCAAGGATTTGACAATGCAAGTAGAATGCATCCAAAGTAGTTAG